In one window of Paenarthrobacter nicotinovorans DNA:
- the dapD gene encoding 2,3,4,5-tetrahydropyridine-2,6-dicarboxylate N-succinyltransferase codes for MTETASSAAPANAPTNDRSAYGFGLATIATSASGEATVLDVWFPAPSLGVAAETLRDVDNADPALTALAEEGKDADRGTEQKVVFAQIDLDAAPADTADAYLRLHLLSHRLVKPNSINLDGIFGKLPNVVWTNFGPAAVDGFELTRARLRKRGNVVVYGVDKFPRMVDYVVPTGVRIADADRVRLGAHLAEGTTVMHEGFVNFNAGTLGTSMVEGRISAGVVAGDGTDVGGGASIMGTLSGGGKEKIALGERVLLGANSGVGISIGDDSVVEAGLYVTAGTRVRIPGPKDENGEDTSQIIKAVELSGVPNLLFRRNSTTGGVEVLPRKGQTVELNEALHAN; via the coding sequence ATGACTGAAACTGCTTCCTCCGCTGCGCCCGCAAACGCGCCCACCAACGATCGATCAGCTTACGGATTCGGCCTCGCCACCATAGCCACTTCGGCATCAGGGGAAGCAACCGTTCTGGACGTCTGGTTCCCGGCACCGTCACTGGGCGTTGCCGCAGAGACCCTGCGTGACGTCGACAACGCCGACCCCGCACTCACAGCACTGGCAGAAGAGGGCAAGGACGCCGACCGCGGCACCGAGCAGAAAGTGGTCTTCGCGCAGATCGACCTCGACGCCGCCCCCGCGGACACGGCCGACGCCTACCTCCGGCTGCACCTCCTGTCGCACCGCCTGGTCAAGCCGAACAGCATCAACCTGGACGGCATCTTCGGAAAGCTCCCCAACGTGGTCTGGACCAACTTCGGTCCGGCCGCCGTTGACGGTTTCGAGCTGACCCGCGCCCGCCTGCGCAAGCGCGGCAACGTCGTGGTCTACGGCGTGGACAAGTTCCCCCGCATGGTTGACTACGTCGTCCCCACCGGCGTGCGGATCGCCGACGCCGACCGCGTCCGCTTGGGTGCCCACCTTGCCGAGGGCACCACGGTGATGCACGAAGGCTTCGTGAACTTCAACGCCGGAACCCTGGGCACCTCCATGGTGGAAGGCCGCATCTCCGCAGGCGTCGTGGCCGGTGACGGTACGGACGTCGGTGGCGGCGCATCCATCATGGGCACCCTCTCCGGTGGCGGCAAGGAAAAGATTGCCTTGGGTGAGCGTGTTCTCCTCGGTGCCAACTCCGGCGTGGGCATCAGCATCGGAGATGATTCCGTTGTTGAAGCCGGTCTGTACGTCACCGCGGGCACCCGCGTCCGCATCCCGGGCCCCAAAGACGAAAACGGCGAAGACACCAGCCAGATCATCAAGGCTGTGGAACTCTCCGGCGTCCCCAACTTGCTGTTCCGTCGCAACTCCACCACCGGCGGCGTGGAAGTCCTCCCCCGCAAGGGTCAGACGGTGGAGCTGAACGAAGCGCTTCACGCCAACTAG
- the dapE gene encoding succinyl-diaminopimelate desuccinylase: protein MTLNPAPALLDLRQDVALLTAAIIDFNSVSGNETELADAVEAALRAIPAYTVVRDGDAIIARTELGRAERVILAGHLDTVPLPTVEGSLGTVPATWESGTPGEGVLYGRGTTDMKGGVAVQLALAATLFEDGAQPDKDVTFVFYDHEEVEAVKSGLGRLVRNHGDLLKGDFAILLEPTHGTVEGGCNGTSRFEATTLGETAHSARAWMGVNAIHAAAPILERLAAYEPRTINVDGLDYRESLNAVKINGGTAGNVIPDRCVVEINYRFAPDKTPDEAEAHVRELLEGFDVVRTDAAAGARPGLNHPAAASFVAAVGAEPKPKYGWTDVARFSELGIPAVNFGPGDPLLAHKDNEHVDADAIRECLRALRTWLAPSA, encoded by the coding sequence GTGACCCTGAACCCTGCTCCCGCCCTTCTTGACCTGCGCCAGGATGTTGCCCTGCTGACGGCCGCGATCATCGACTTCAACTCCGTCTCCGGCAACGAGACCGAACTGGCCGATGCCGTGGAGGCTGCCCTTCGCGCCATCCCTGCCTACACGGTGGTCCGCGATGGCGATGCCATTATTGCCCGGACCGAACTCGGGCGAGCTGAACGGGTGATCCTTGCCGGCCACCTGGACACTGTTCCCCTGCCCACCGTCGAGGGATCGCTCGGCACTGTACCGGCAACCTGGGAATCGGGCACGCCGGGGGAGGGTGTCCTGTACGGCCGCGGCACCACTGACATGAAGGGCGGCGTCGCAGTTCAACTCGCCCTTGCGGCAACACTGTTCGAAGACGGAGCGCAGCCGGACAAGGACGTCACCTTCGTCTTCTACGACCACGAGGAAGTGGAAGCGGTCAAGAGCGGCCTTGGCAGGTTGGTCCGCAACCACGGAGACCTGCTGAAGGGTGACTTCGCCATCCTTTTGGAGCCAACCCACGGCACGGTGGAAGGCGGCTGCAATGGAACCAGCCGTTTCGAGGCCACCACGCTCGGTGAGACGGCCCATTCCGCACGGGCCTGGATGGGAGTCAACGCCATCCACGCTGCAGCCCCGATTCTTGAACGCCTGGCTGCCTACGAGCCCAGGACCATCAACGTGGACGGCCTGGACTACCGTGAGAGCCTCAACGCGGTGAAGATCAACGGTGGAACCGCCGGCAACGTGATCCCGGACCGTTGCGTGGTGGAAATCAACTACCGCTTCGCCCCGGACAAGACCCCGGATGAGGCCGAGGCCCATGTCCGCGAACTCCTGGAAGGCTTCGACGTAGTCCGCACGGACGCTGCTGCCGGCGCGCGACCGGGACTGAACCACCCAGCGGCTGCTTCCTTTGTTGCCGCGGTGGGCGCCGAGCCGAAACCCAAATACGGATGGACCGACGTCGCGCGGTTCAGCGAGCTGGGAATCCCGGCGGTGAATTTCGGCCCCGGCGATCCGCTGCTGGCGCATAAGGACAACGAACACGTCGACGCCGACGCCATCCGTGAGTGCCTCCGTGCACTGAGGACGTGGTTGGCGCCGTCGGCATAA